Proteins co-encoded in one Nicotiana sylvestris chromosome 7, ASM39365v2, whole genome shotgun sequence genomic window:
- the LOC104224316 gene encoding putative serine/threonine-protein kinase isoform X1, with the protein MKFSFPFLKCFSSSSVTLEGSQIPYGGQISQHFTVYSYNELKAATHGFRASNKIGEGGFGSVYKGKLQNGIFVAVKVLSVELESMRGEREFVSEIAALSDIKHENLVNLKGCCVDGANRLLVYDYMENNSLSQTFLGGEKNRSKFTWKLRKEISIGIAKGLSYLHEEVSPHVVHRDIKASNILLDEDFTPKIADFGLARLFSENTSHISTRVAGTLGYLSPEYAISGHLTRKSDVYSFGVVLLEIVSGSPVVAFDITRGEHFLVNKAWEMYNSDQLLELVDPVLDRDFSSDEAVRFLKVGLLCVQENASLRPKMSMVIKMLSSNGATIVDEMKITQPGIVADLMDVKIGRKHSSQSFFSKASTSMSPGSPFQTGRRK; encoded by the exons ATGAAGTTTTCTTTTCCATTTCTCAAGTGTTTTAGCTCATCTTCAGTTACTTTAGAGGGCAGCCAAATCCCATATG GTGGACAAATTTCCCAGCATTTTACAGTGTACTCTTACAATGAATTGAAAGCTGCAACTCATGGATTTAGAGCTTCAAATAAAATTGGAGAGGGTGGTTTTGGTTCTGTTTACAAG GGTAAGCTTCAAAATGGAATTTTTGTGGCTGTAAAAGTTCTATCAGTTGAATTGGAATCAATGCGAGGTGAAAGGGAATTTGTATCAGAGATAGCTGCATTGTCTGATATTAAACATGAAAACCTTGTCAACCTCAAAGGATGTTGTGTTGATGGAGCAAATAGACTTTTAGTCTATGATTACATGGAAAATAACAGTCTTTCCCAAACATTCTTAG GCGGGGAGAAAAACAGAAGTAAATTTACATGGAAACTAAGGAAAGAAATTTCAATAGGAATAGCAAAGGGACTTTCATATCTACACGAAGAAGTGAGTCCACATGTTGTACATAGGGATATTAAAGCCAGCAACATACTACTTGATGAGGATTTTACACcaaaaattgcagattttggtttGGCTAGGCTATTTTCAGAGAACACGTCACACATTAGTACCCGAGTTGCTGGAACATT AGGCTATCTTTCTCCAGAATACGCCATCAGTGGACACTTAACGCGCAAATCAGATGTTTATAGCTTTGGAGTCGTGCTACTAGAAATAGTCAGCGGTTCACCAGTTGTTGCATTTGACATTACTAGAGGAGAGCATTTCCTAGTTAACAAG GCATGGGAAATGTACAATTCTGACCAACTATTAGAGCTAGTGGACCCTGTTTTGGATAGAGATTTTTCGAGCGATGAAGCTGTCCGATTCTTGAAAGTTGGCCTGCTCTGCGTGCAAGAGAACGCCAGCCTCCGCCCTAAAATGTCAATGGTCATCAAGATGCTGAGCAGCAATGGTGCGACAATAGTAGACGAAATGAAGATTACTCAGCCTGGGATTGTTGCTGATTTAATGGATGTTAAGATAGGCAGAAAACATTCTTCTCAAAGTTTTTTTTCTAAAGCTTCCACAAGTATGAGCCCAGGAAGCCCATTTCAAACAGGAAGAAGGAAGTAG
- the LOC104224316 gene encoding putative serine/threonine-protein kinase isoform X2, whose protein sequence is MHFTVYSYNELKAATHGFRASNKIGEGGFGSVYKGKLQNGIFVAVKVLSVELESMRGEREFVSEIAALSDIKHENLVNLKGCCVDGANRLLVYDYMENNSLSQTFLGGEKNRSKFTWKLRKEISIGIAKGLSYLHEEVSPHVVHRDIKASNILLDEDFTPKIADFGLARLFSENTSHISTRVAGTLGYLSPEYAISGHLTRKSDVYSFGVVLLEIVSGSPVVAFDITRGEHFLVNKAWEMYNSDQLLELVDPVLDRDFSSDEAVRFLKVGLLCVQENASLRPKMSMVIKMLSSNGATIVDEMKITQPGIVADLMDVKIGRKHSSQSFFSKASTSMSPGSPFQTGRRK, encoded by the exons ATG CATTTTACAGTGTACTCTTACAATGAATTGAAAGCTGCAACTCATGGATTTAGAGCTTCAAATAAAATTGGAGAGGGTGGTTTTGGTTCTGTTTACAAG GGTAAGCTTCAAAATGGAATTTTTGTGGCTGTAAAAGTTCTATCAGTTGAATTGGAATCAATGCGAGGTGAAAGGGAATTTGTATCAGAGATAGCTGCATTGTCTGATATTAAACATGAAAACCTTGTCAACCTCAAAGGATGTTGTGTTGATGGAGCAAATAGACTTTTAGTCTATGATTACATGGAAAATAACAGTCTTTCCCAAACATTCTTAG GCGGGGAGAAAAACAGAAGTAAATTTACATGGAAACTAAGGAAAGAAATTTCAATAGGAATAGCAAAGGGACTTTCATATCTACACGAAGAAGTGAGTCCACATGTTGTACATAGGGATATTAAAGCCAGCAACATACTACTTGATGAGGATTTTACACcaaaaattgcagattttggtttGGCTAGGCTATTTTCAGAGAACACGTCACACATTAGTACCCGAGTTGCTGGAACATT AGGCTATCTTTCTCCAGAATACGCCATCAGTGGACACTTAACGCGCAAATCAGATGTTTATAGCTTTGGAGTCGTGCTACTAGAAATAGTCAGCGGTTCACCAGTTGTTGCATTTGACATTACTAGAGGAGAGCATTTCCTAGTTAACAAG GCATGGGAAATGTACAATTCTGACCAACTATTAGAGCTAGTGGACCCTGTTTTGGATAGAGATTTTTCGAGCGATGAAGCTGTCCGATTCTTGAAAGTTGGCCTGCTCTGCGTGCAAGAGAACGCCAGCCTCCGCCCTAAAATGTCAATGGTCATCAAGATGCTGAGCAGCAATGGTGCGACAATAGTAGACGAAATGAAGATTACTCAGCCTGGGATTGTTGCTGATTTAATGGATGTTAAGATAGGCAGAAAACATTCTTCTCAAAGTTTTTTTTCTAAAGCTTCCACAAGTATGAGCCCAGGAAGCCCATTTCAAACAGGAAGAAGGAAGTAG